One Brassica napus cultivar Da-Ae chromosome C4, Da-Ae, whole genome shotgun sequence genomic region harbors:
- the LOC106448827 gene encoding SWI/SNF complex subunit SWI3B — translation MATNAPIPGGSGEIPPITPSRPIIPETPSEISASSNSLQPPPSSSDTDRIYIPSYSRWFSWNEINECEVRSLPEFFDSRSSSKNPRVYLYLRNSIIQQYRDEHPQKISFTDVRRTLVGDVVSIRRVFDFLDSWGLINYSSSASAKPLKWDDKEAVASEPPSTVKESAKRICNGCKSVCSVACFASEKYELTLCARCYVRGNYRVGINSSEFKRVELSEESKTGWSEKETLLLLEAVMHYGDDWKKVASHVTGRTEKDCVSQFVKLPFGEQFAKDSDSEDALETFNQIKGSADPESEGRVKDGSSSPDNKRMKLTPLADASNPIMAQAAFLSALAGTKVAEAAARAAVTALSDIDHEAGKNAGGDPNGQEINGNNSERAVAEAKSLLEKEEKEVEGAIREIVEVEMMKIRDRIVHFEKLDLEMERSRKQLEEMKNLLFTDQLNIFFHTRRSRKAEDRAEC, via the exons ATGGCCACGAACGCTCCAATTCCCGGCGGATCTGGCGAAATTCCCCCCATTACTCCCTCTCGTCCAATCATACCCGAAACACCGTCGGAAATCTCCGCATCCTCGAACTCCCTTCAACCGCCTCCTTCCTCTTCCGATACCGATCGCATCTATATACCTAGCTACTCTC GTTGGTTTTCATGGAACGAGATCAACGAATGCGAGGTCAGGTCTCTACCGGAGTTCTTCGATTCGAGATCCTCCTCGAAGAACCCTAGGGTTTACCTCTACTTGAGGAACTCGATCATCCAGCAGTACAGAGACGAACATCCTCAGAAGATTAGCTTCACCGACGTTAGGAGGACTCTCGTCGGGGATGTTGTCTCTATTCGCCGCGTCTTTGATTTCCTTGACTCGTGGGGGCTTATCAACTACTCTAGCTCCGCCTCTGCTAAGCCTCTCAAGTGGGACGATAAGGAGGCCGTCGCTTCTGAGCCTCCCTCGACGGTTAAAGAATCCGCCAAGAGGATCTGTAATGGCTGCAAGTCAGTGTGCAGCGTTGCTTGTTTCGCCTCTGAAAAG TATGAGTTGACATTGTGTGCGAGGTGCTATGTTCGTGGTAACTATCGTGTTGGTATTAACTCCTCGGAGTTTAAGAGAGTTGAGCTTAGCGAGGAGTCGAAGACTGGGTGGTCTGAGAAGGAGACTCTGCTGCTGCTGGAAGCTGTTATGCACTATGGAGATGACTGGAAGAAGGTTGCGTCGCATGTTACTGGTAGGACCGAGAAGGATTGTGTTTCTCAGTTTGTTAAGCTTCCGTTCGGGGAACAGTTTGCAAAAGACTCTGACTCTGAGGATGCTTTGGAGACGTTTAATCAGATCAAGGGCTCTGCTGATCCTGAGTCTGAAGGAAGAGTCAAAGACGGTTCGTCTTCTCCCGATAATAAGCGGATGAAGTTGACGCCTCTTGCGGATGCAAGCAACCCAATTATGGCTCAG GCTGCTTTTCTTTCAGCTTTGGCTGGCACAAAAGTTGCAGAAGCAGCAGCACGAGCTGCAGTGACAGCTCTATCTGATATAGACCACGAAGCTGGCAAAAACGCTGGTGGAGACCCAAACGGACAAG AGATCAATGGTAACAACTCAGAGAGAGCTGTGGCTGAAGCTAAATCTCTACTTGAGAAGGAAGAGAAAGAGGTAGAAGGAGCCATCAGAGAGATTGTAGAAGTAGAG ATGATGAAGATTAGAGATAGGATTGTACATTTCGAGAAATTGGATTTGGAGATGGAGAGAAGCCGGAAACAGCTGGAGGAAATGAAGAATCTGCTTTTCACTGATCAATTAAACATCTTCTTCCACACAAGAAGATCCAGGAAAGCCGAAGATAGAGCAGAGTGTTAG
- the LOC106375836 gene encoding AT-hook motif nuclear-localized protein 10-like: protein MSGSETGLTAANREPMPFPMGLHHQHNQPPPPPPQQNSQNMQLSFTGADRTAVYKPMSSDSPPPQQQYQRHSPGGLNMNVPVTGGEQRVKKRRGRPRKYEPGSGEASLGFVPGPPSYTVSQPSGGGDGGGSGGGGGASPSVKRMRGRPSGSSNRPKLQALGSTGVGFTPHILTVSTGEDVSSKIMAFSQNGPRAVCVLSANGAISNVTLRQAATSGGTVTYEGRFEILSLSGSFLLLENNGHRSRTGGLSVSLSAPDGNVLGGCVAGLLIAASPVQIVVGSFIPDGQKEHVGQMELASPALPRVAPSHVLTTPNSQQARGAMSESSCGGHGSHLQQSTGGPYNNNSNNLSMPWK, encoded by the exons ATGTCCGGATCTGAGACGGGCTTAACGGCGGCGAACAGAGAACCAATGCCATTCCCAATGGGTCTCCACCACCAACACAAtcaacctcctcctcctcctccgcagCAAAACTCTCAGAACATGCAGCTGTCCTTCACCGGCGCCGACAGAACCGCTGTCTACAAGCCCATGAGCTCAGACTCTCCACCCCCGCAGCAGCAGTACCAACGCCACTCACCCGGCGGCTTGAACATGAACGTGCCCGTCACCGGAGGCGAGCAGCGCgtgaagaagagaagaggcAGACCGAGGAAGTACGAACCGGGCAGCGGCGAGGCGTCGCTGGGTTTTGTTCCCGGACCTCCTTCTTACACCGTTAGCCAACCTAGTGGTGGTGGAGACGGTGGTGGCTCAGGCGGAGGTGGAGGAGCCTCGCCTTCTGTTAAGAGGATGAGAGGACGACCTTCTGGGTCTAGCAACAGGCCAAAGCTTCAAGCTTTAg GGTCGACAGGAGTGGGATTCACGCCTCATATTCTTACCGTGAGCACTGGAGAG GATGTATCATCAAAGATAATGGCGTTTTCTCAGAACGGACCACGAGCTGTGTGCGTCCTGTCTGCTAATGGAGCTATCTCCAACGTGACTCTTCGCCAGGCCGCTACATCCGGTGGTACCGTTACATACGAG GGGAGATTTGAGATTCTGTCTTTGTCGGGATCGTTCCTACTGCTGGAGAACAATGGTCACAGAAGCAGGACGGGAGGTCTAAGTGTGTCCTTATCGGCTCCGGATGGTAATGTCTTAGGTGGTTGTGTAGCTGGTCTTCTTATAGCAGCATCACCTGTTCAG ATTGTTGTTGGGAGTTTCATACCAGACGGGCAAAAAGAACACGTGGGACAAATGGAACTAGCAAGTCCGGCATTACCCCGTGTGGCCCCAAGTCATGTACTGACGACTCCGAATAGCCAGCAGGCTCGTGGCGCAATGAGTGAGTCATCTTGTGGAGGACATGGAAGCCATCTTCAGCAGAGCACAGGAGGACcttacaacaacaacagcaacaaccTTTCAATGCCCTGGAAGTAG
- the LOC106374401 gene encoding protein S-acyltransferase 21 isoform X2, whose protein sequence is MARRHGWQLPAHTFQVVAITVFFLLTIAYYAFFAPFLGKILYQYIAFGVYSFLAFSVFVLYIRCTGIDPADPGIFVDAVNTPAHKSQTSNYAPENGVPYTRHGSGCCNAVGRFICGCLVSQDCRRDTHQEEPGEQEEALFCSLCNAEVRKFSKHCRSCGKCVDGFDHHCRWLNNCVGQKNYISFVCLMAASFFWLLVEFGVGVTVFVRCFVEQKAMEHLITEKLGLGFSRPPFAAIVIVCTALSFLAIVPLGELLFFHIILIRKGITTYEYVVAVRAQSEPPGPSIDGGDEYSQPPSPASSAVTAASGRSSLGLSIQYRGASLCTPPNDDVIQHLEQPGTVRSTIDPDKKPPQRQQVRINPWKLAKLDSNEASKAAAKARASSSVLLPLASRQHPHKTSSNASGRSSPAPALTRDHFNPMYMSSSANESPLNEEERRNVIIAAAARRNMPTSDESSVVWDPEAGRFVSSSLQTPGTELATFGGGGGNERLNSVTSSGSDGSRRVRGTPLTGYFQQVRSQRGGQLPVFMPSDSQLQRHVSTRFQ, encoded by the exons ATGGCGAGAAGACATGGCTGGCAACTCCCAGCCCACACATTCCAG GTTGTGGCGATAACTGTGTTCTTCTTGCTCACTATCGCATACTATGCCTTCTTTGCTCCGTTTCTCGGGAAGATACTCTATCAGTACATCGCCTTTGGTGTCTACTCATTCTTG GCGTTTTCGGTTTTTGTGCTGTACATCCGATGCACTGGTATAGACCCTGCGGATCCTGGAATCTTTGTAGACGCTGTTAACACTCCAGCTCATAAGTCACAGACCAGTAACTACGCGCCTG AGAATGGTGTGCCGTATACTAGACACGGCTCAGGTTGCTGTAATGCTGTAGGAAGATTCATCTGTGGTTGTTTAGTATCGCAAGATTGCCGTAGAGACACCCATCAGGAGGAACCAGGGGAGCAAGAAGAAGCTCTGTTCTGCTCTTTGTGCAATGCTGAG GTGCGTAAGTTTAGCAAGCATTGTCGAAGTTGTGGCAAGTGTGTTGATGGTTTTGATCATCATTGCCGG TGGTTGAATAACTGTGTGGGGCAGAAGAACTACATCAGTTTTGTGTGTCTTATGGCAGCAAGCTTCTTCTGG CTTCTAGTTGAATTTGGAGTTGGTGTTACTGTCTTTGTCCGATGTTTTGTGGAGCAAAAGGCGATGGAACATCTCATAACCGAGAAGCTTGGACTTGGCTTCTCCCGTCCTCCATTTGCCGCTATTGTG ATTGTTTGTACAGCTCTCTCGTTTCTGGCTATAGTACCACTTGGGGAGCTTCTCTTCTTCCACATAATTTTAATCCGAAag GGAATCACAACATATGAATATGTTGTTGCTGTGAGAGCACAAAGCGAGCCGCCTGGACCGTCTATAGATGGGGGAGACGAGTATAGCCAGCCACCTTCACCTGCAAGCTCAGCTGTGACAGCTGCTAGTGGAAGAAGCTCTCTCGGATTGAGCATTCAGTACCGTGGCGCCTCCTTGTGCACACCTCCAAAC GATGATGTGATCCAGCATCTGGAGCAGCCTGGAACTGTACGTTCCACCATAGATCCAGACAAAAAGCCACCTCAGCGTCAACAAGTAAGGATCAACCCGTGGAAGCTAGCGAAACTCGACTCAAACGAAGCGTCTAAAGCAGCTGCGAAAGCGCGTGCATCCTCATCAGTGCTTCTTCCATTAGCTTCTCGACAACACCCTCACAAAACCAGCAGCAACGCAAGCGGGAGAAGCAGCCCCGCTCCAGCTTTGACGAGAGACCACTTCAACCCAATGTACATGTCATCATCAGCTAACGAGTCACCGTTaaacgaagaagaaagaagaaatgtCATTATTGCTGCAGCAGCTAGGAGAAACATGCCTACAAGCGATGAGAGCTCAGTGGTTTGGGATCCGGAAGCTGGCAGGtttgtatcttcttctcttcagaCTCCAGGAACAGAGCTGGCTACTTTTGGAGGAGGAGGCGGTAATGAACGTCTCAACAGTGTAACTTCTTCTGGGAGTGATGGTAGCAGAAGGGTCAGAGGAACTCCGTTAACTGGTTACTTCCAGCAAGTTAGATCACAGAGAGGAGGGCAGCTTCCAGTGTTTATGCCTAGTGATTCTCAGCTGCAGAGACATGTATCTACTAGATTCCAGTAG
- the LOC106374401 gene encoding protein S-acyltransferase 21 isoform X1: MARRHGWQLPAHTFQVVAITVFFLLTIAYYAFFAPFLGKILYQYIAFGVYSFLAFSVFVLYIRCTGIDPADPGIFVDAVNTPAHKSQTSNYAPENGVPYTRHGSGCCNAVGRFICGCLVSQDCRRDTHQEEPGEQEEALFCSLCNAEVRKFSKHCRSCGKCVDGFDHHCRWLNNCVGQKNYISFVCLMAASFFWLLVEFGVGVTVFVRCFVEQKAMEHLITEKLGLGFSRPPFAAIVIVCTALSFLAIVPLGELLFFHIILIRKGITTYEYVVAVRAQSEPPGPSIDGGDEYSQPPSPASSAVTAASGRSSLGLSIQYRGASLCTPPNVFMDQNDDVIQHLEQPGTVRSTIDPDKKPPQRQQVRINPWKLAKLDSNEASKAAAKARASSSVLLPLASRQHPHKTSSNASGRSSPAPALTRDHFNPMYMSSSANESPLNEEERRNVIIAAAARRNMPTSDESSVVWDPEAGRFVSSSLQTPGTELATFGGGGGNERLNSVTSSGSDGSRRVRGTPLTGYFQQVRSQRGGQLPVFMPSDSQLQRHVSTRFQ; the protein is encoded by the exons ATGGCGAGAAGACATGGCTGGCAACTCCCAGCCCACACATTCCAG GTTGTGGCGATAACTGTGTTCTTCTTGCTCACTATCGCATACTATGCCTTCTTTGCTCCGTTTCTCGGGAAGATACTCTATCAGTACATCGCCTTTGGTGTCTACTCATTCTTG GCGTTTTCGGTTTTTGTGCTGTACATCCGATGCACTGGTATAGACCCTGCGGATCCTGGAATCTTTGTAGACGCTGTTAACACTCCAGCTCATAAGTCACAGACCAGTAACTACGCGCCTG AGAATGGTGTGCCGTATACTAGACACGGCTCAGGTTGCTGTAATGCTGTAGGAAGATTCATCTGTGGTTGTTTAGTATCGCAAGATTGCCGTAGAGACACCCATCAGGAGGAACCAGGGGAGCAAGAAGAAGCTCTGTTCTGCTCTTTGTGCAATGCTGAG GTGCGTAAGTTTAGCAAGCATTGTCGAAGTTGTGGCAAGTGTGTTGATGGTTTTGATCATCATTGCCGG TGGTTGAATAACTGTGTGGGGCAGAAGAACTACATCAGTTTTGTGTGTCTTATGGCAGCAAGCTTCTTCTGG CTTCTAGTTGAATTTGGAGTTGGTGTTACTGTCTTTGTCCGATGTTTTGTGGAGCAAAAGGCGATGGAACATCTCATAACCGAGAAGCTTGGACTTGGCTTCTCCCGTCCTCCATTTGCCGCTATTGTG ATTGTTTGTACAGCTCTCTCGTTTCTGGCTATAGTACCACTTGGGGAGCTTCTCTTCTTCCACATAATTTTAATCCGAAag GGAATCACAACATATGAATATGTTGTTGCTGTGAGAGCACAAAGCGAGCCGCCTGGACCGTCTATAGATGGGGGAGACGAGTATAGCCAGCCACCTTCACCTGCAAGCTCAGCTGTGACAGCTGCTAGTGGAAGAAGCTCTCTCGGATTGAGCATTCAGTACCGTGGCGCCTCCTTGTGCACACCTCCAAACGTATTCATGGATcaaaat GATGATGTGATCCAGCATCTGGAGCAGCCTGGAACTGTACGTTCCACCATAGATCCAGACAAAAAGCCACCTCAGCGTCAACAAGTAAGGATCAACCCGTGGAAGCTAGCGAAACTCGACTCAAACGAAGCGTCTAAAGCAGCTGCGAAAGCGCGTGCATCCTCATCAGTGCTTCTTCCATTAGCTTCTCGACAACACCCTCACAAAACCAGCAGCAACGCAAGCGGGAGAAGCAGCCCCGCTCCAGCTTTGACGAGAGACCACTTCAACCCAATGTACATGTCATCATCAGCTAACGAGTCACCGTTaaacgaagaagaaagaagaaatgtCATTATTGCTGCAGCAGCTAGGAGAAACATGCCTACAAGCGATGAGAGCTCAGTGGTTTGGGATCCGGAAGCTGGCAGGtttgtatcttcttctcttcagaCTCCAGGAACAGAGCTGGCTACTTTTGGAGGAGGAGGCGGTAATGAACGTCTCAACAGTGTAACTTCTTCTGGGAGTGATGGTAGCAGAAGGGTCAGAGGAACTCCGTTAACTGGTTACTTCCAGCAAGTTAGATCACAGAGAGGAGGGCAGCTTCCAGTGTTTATGCCTAGTGATTCTCAGCTGCAGAGACATGTATCTACTAGATTCCAGTAG
- the LOC106374400 gene encoding MLO-like protein 5: MGGGGGGGGSIEGPRELDQTPTWAVSTVCGVIILISIILELMIHKVGSVFEKKKKKALYEALQKIKNELMVLGFISLLLTFGQNYIASLCVASKYGNAMSFCGPYDGPSGDTKKVKDTDHMQRHLLSLQRRVLAGGAPAECKKGYVPLISLNALHQVHIFIFFLAVFHVIYSAITMMLGRAKIRGWKVWEEEVVNDHEMMDDPSRFRLTHETSFVREHVNTWARNRFSFYVMCFFRQMLRSVRKSDYLTMRHGFISVHLAPGMKFNFQKYIKRSLEDDFKVVVGISPALWAFVMIFLLVDVHGWYVTAVITMVPPVLTLAIGTKLQAIISDMALEIQERHAVIQGMPLVNVSDRHFWFARPALVLHIIHFILFQNAFEITYFFWIWYEFGLRSCFHHHFYLIIIRVALGVGVQFLCSYITLPLYALVTQMGSTMKRSVFDEQTSKALKMWHKNAKKKSETPGPVPTTRPRTAGDIESAPANITASVDNKEGEQGRKPGDLLSGP, from the exons atgggaggaggaggaggcggaGGAGGCAGTATAGAAGGCCCGAGAGAGCTTGATCAGACCCCAACATGGGCCGTCTCCACCGTTTGTGGAGTTATCATCTTGATCTCTATCATCTTGGAGCTCATGATTCACAAAGTCGGATCG GTGTtcgagaaaaagaagaagaaagccttATACGAAGCTCTTCAAAAGATCAAAAACG agCTAATGGTTTTGGGATTCATTTCGCTGCTACTAACATTCGGACAAAACTACATCGCAAGCTTGTGCGTGGCGTCAAAATACGGTAACGCTATGTCCTTCTGTGGTCCGTACGATGGTCCATCTGGTGACACTAAGAAGGTAAAGGACACCGATCACATGCAGAGGCATCTTCTCTCCCTTCAACGCCGTGTTTTGGCTGGAGGTGCTCCTGCTGAGTGCAAGAAG gGCTATGTGCCGCTTATATCACTCAACGCGTTGCACCAAGTGCAtatctttatcttcttcttggCTGTGTTTCATGTCATTTATAGTGCTATTACCATGATGCTTGGAAGAGCAAAG ATTCGTGGATGGAAAGTATGGGAGGAAGAGGTCGTAAATGATCATGAAATGATGGATG ATCCTTCAAGATTTAGGCTTACACATGAGACATCTTTTGTTCGGGAGCATGTTAATACTTGGGCGAGGAACCGATTCTCCTTCTACGTT atgtgtttcttTCGTCAGATGCTGAGATCTGTAAGAAAATCTGACTACTTGACGATGCGTCATGGGTTCATTAGT GTCCATTTGGCACCGGGGATGAAGTTTAATTTCCAAAAATACATCAAAAGGTCATTGGAAGACGACTTCAAGGTAGTCGTGGGAATCAG TCCTGCGCTATGGGCCTTTGTAATGATCTTTTTACTCGTTGATGTTCACG GATGGTATGTTACTGCTGTGATTACCATGGTTCCTCCAGTT TTGACATTAGCGATAGGAACCAAGCTTCAGGCCATTATATCAGACATGGCTTTGGAGATTCAAGAGAGACATGCAGTGATACAAGGGATGCCACTAGTCAATGTCTCTGACCGACATTTCTGGTTCGCTCGTCCCGCTTTAGTCCTCCATATCATCCATTTCATTCTCTTCCAG AATGCTTTTGAGATCACCTACTTCTTTTGGATATgg TATGAGTTCGGATTAAGGTCCTGTTTTCATCACCATTTCTACCTCATAATCATTCGGGTTGCTCTAGG GGTGGGAGTACAATTTCTTTGTAGCTACATCACACTTCCTCTCTACGCTCTCGTGACTCAG ATGGGATCAACGATGAAGCGATCGGTGTTTGATGAGCAAACGTCAAAGGCGTTAAAGATGTGGCATAAGAATGCAAAGAAAAAGAGTGAAACGCCAGGTCCAGTGCCTACAACCCGACCTAGAACCGCGGGCGATATTGAGTCTGCTCCGGCTAACATCACCGCAAGTGTTGATAATAAGGAAGGAGAACAGGGCCGTAAACCTGGTGACCTATTAAGCGGTCCCTAG